In Spodoptera frugiperda isolate SF20-4 chromosome 12, AGI-APGP_CSIRO_Sfru_2.0, whole genome shotgun sequence, a single window of DNA contains:
- the LOC118262700 gene encoding GTP:AMP phosphotransferase AK3, mitochondrial-like, whose amino-acid sequence MSGKLLKTLILGAPASGKGTISSRIVKKYAVAHVSSGDKLRDHIEKQTDLGKEVKKYLNEGKLVPDDVMIKFMITELKKVEDKPWLLDGFPRTVGQADALWKVQPVDVVVNLVVPFEVIIDRVKNRWVHLPSGRVYNIGFNTPKVEGKDDETGEDLVQRPDDKPEAVRKRLEIYESVTRPVIEFYKAKGILKEFEGRTSDEIWPKVTAYLDPIFKK is encoded by the coding sequence ATGAGTGGTAAATTGTTAAAAACTCTAATCCTTGGCGCACCCGCTTCAGGCAAGGGCACCATATCGTCTCGGATAGTGAAGAAATATGCTGTGGCACACGTGTCCAGTGGGGACAAGCTGAGGGACCACATTGAGAAACAAACTGACCTAGGTAAAGAAGTGAAAAAGTACTTGAATGAAGGGAAACTTGTACCTGATGATGTCATGATAAAGTTTATGATcacagaattaaaaaaagttgaagATAAACCATGGCTACTGGATGGATTCCCGAGGACTGTGGGACAGGCTGATGCTTTGTGGAAGGTACAACCTGTTGATGTAGTAGTTAACTTAGTAGTGCCTTTTGAGGTAATCATAGACAGAGTGAAGAACCGCTGGGTGCACTTGCCTTCAGGCCGAGTGTATAACATTGGCTTCAACACTCCTAAAGTGGAAGGTAAGGATGATGAGACAGGTGAGGACTTGGTTCAGAGACCTGATGACAAGCCAGAAGCTGTGCGCAAGCGGCTGGAGATCTATGAGAGTGTGACGAGGCCAGTCATAGAGTTCTACAAAGCTAAAGGTATTCTAAAAGAGTTTGAAGGTCGCACTTCTGATGAGATTTGGCCAAAAGTTACAGCTTATTTAGATCCTATTTTTAAGAAGTAA